One genomic window of Oncorhynchus clarkii lewisi isolate Uvic-CL-2024 chromosome 5, UVic_Ocla_1.0, whole genome shotgun sequence includes the following:
- the LOC139409922 gene encoding neurofilament medium polypeptide-like yields the protein MSYHPVDTIGSPFRRSMDSRTTYGRSTGTPSSGFRSQSWSRASPGSTMTSSYKRSVNVPVARAYSSTLLSSADSVDFNQTNGDYKRSNEKEQLQGLNDRFAGYIDKVHYLEQQNSQIEEEIQTLRQKQVSQSQLGDLYDQELQELRSMLEQIHHDKAQIQLDTDHVEDDIQRIRDRFDEEARIRDETEGIIRALKKDMTDSDLVKSELEKKVQSLHDEIAFIRNNHEEEVSDLFAQVQASQVTMERKDIQKTDITEALREIRTQLEGHSNQNLQQVEDWFMCRYSKLTDAAAQNKDAIKSARDEIADYRRQLQSKTVELESVRGTRESLERQLNDIEDRHNNDLSSLQETIHQLDNELKGTKWEMARHLREYQDLLNVKMALDIEIAAYRKLLEGEETHFSTFPYRHTVTSSKKSKYEPPKLKVQHKFVEEIIEETRVEDEKDEMDQALAEMAQEFSATLEAEATDEGEDEGEEGGEEAEGEGGEGESEEVVASTEAQVSSSTPAEEEEEDKEGGDEEEEGEKEEEGEKGEEGEGEKGDDTEGGDEGEGEGELEETVLCSKAPESKASPDKEKAGEKEGSGGEEETGEGEGEEEGDDQDEDAGSDKGSKDGDDKDEEDEKKGKDEKEDKTDEKAAVAKTEAPKTEAPMSEAPKVEVQKSEAPKPSKPDSLKAESPKAGSPKSESPKAGSPKHESPKAVTPKSESPKPGSPKSESPKPAGSPKSESPKPAGSPKSESPKPSGCPKSESPKPAGSPKSESPKPAGSPKSESPKLAGSPKYESPKHAGSPTSESPKPAGSPKSDGSPKSESPKPAGSPKSESPKPAGSPKSESPKPSGSPKSESPKPAGSPKSESPKPAGSPKSESPKLAGSPKSESPRPAASPTSESPKPAGSPKSESPKPTGSPKSESPNLGSPEAESPKGEAPKPEAPMSEAPKAAEEKVDKKSDSEEERKVEKKDAAMNGDVEKITPEDKDKKDEGGKEAEEKDVISNGVDESPTKDDPDQKDDPKDQKVVITKTVETITTGEDGAKHVTKSVTVTETVKESEDVMQEKTVSSKKMEKHSSQSVKVVTETE from the exons ATGAGTTACCACCCGGTGGACACGATAGGGAGTCCATTCAGGAGAAGTATGGATAGTAGGACCACCTACGGCCGCTCCACTGGCACACCCTCCAGCGGGTTCCGTTCTCAGTCCTGGTCCCGGGCAAGCCCAGGCTCCACGATGACCTCCTCCTACAAGAGGAGCGTCAATGTGCCGGTAGCCAGAGCGTACAGCTCCACACTTCTCAGCTCCGCCGACAGCGTTGATTTCAATCAAACGAACGGAGACTACAAGCGCTCTAACGAGAAAGAGCAGCTCCAGGGGCTCAACGACCGCTTCGCCGGTTACATCGACAAGGTGCACTACCTGGAGCAGCAGAACAGCCAGATCGAAGAGGAGATCCAGACGCTGCGGCAGAAGCAGGTGTCACAATCCCAGCTAGGCGATTTATACGACCAGGAACTCCAGGAGCTGCGCTCCATGCTGGAGCAGATTCACCACGATAAAGCGCAGATCCAGCTCGACACGGACCACGTCGAGGATGACATCCAGAGAATTAGGGACCGCTTCGATGAGGAAGCCCGCATCAGGGATGAGACGGAAGGCATCATCCGGGCGTTGAAAAAAGATATGACCGACTCTGATTTGGTGAAGTCAGAGTTGGAGAAGAAAGTTCAGTCACTGCATGACGAGATTGCCTTTATCCGCAACAACCACGAAGAAGAGGTGAGCGACCTGTTCGCCCAGGTGCAGGCGTCGCAGGTGACCATGGAGAGGAAAGACATCCAGAAGACGGACATCACCGAGGCGCTCCGGGAGATCCGCACACAGCTCGAGGGCCACTCCAACCAGAACCTGCAGCAGGTGGAGGACTGGTTCATGTGCCGCTATTCCAAGCTCACTGATGCTGCGGCACAAAACAAAGATGCAATCAAGTCCGCCCGTGATGAGATAGCAGACTACCGTCGCCAGCTTCAGTCCAAGACCGTGGAGTTAGAGTCCGTCCGTGGAACCAGGGAGTCACTGGAGAGGCAATTGAATGACATCGAGGACCGACACAACAACGACCTGTCCAGCCTGCAG gagaccatccaccagcTGGATAATGAGCTCAAGGGCACGAAGTGGGAGATGGCGCGTCATCTGCGTGAGTACCAGGACCTGCTCAATGTCAAGATGGCCCTCGACATTGAGATTGCTGCATACAG GAAACTCCTAGAAGGTGAAGAGACCCACTTTAGCACTTTCCCCTACCGCCACACCGTCACCTCCTCTAAGAAGTCCAAGTATGAGCCTCCCAAACTGAAAGTCCAGCATAAGTTTGTAGAGGAGATCATCGAGGAGACCAGGGTAGAGGATGAGAAGGATGAGATGGACCAGGCCCTGGCTGAGATGGCCCAGGAGTTTTCTGCCACTCTGGAGGCAGAGGCAACAGAtgaaggagaggatgagggagaagagggaggagaagaagcagagggagaagggggagagggtgaaTCAGAAGAGGTTGTAGCCTCCACTGAAGCCCAAGTTAGCTCCAGCACACCtgctgaggaggaagaggaggacaaagaaggtggtgatgaagaggaagagggagaaaaagaagaagagggtgagaaaggagaagagggtgaGGGTGAGAAGGGAGATGATACAGAAGGTGGtgatgagggagaaggagagggggaattaGAGGAGACAGTCCTGTGCTCTAAAGCCCCAGAATCAAAGGCCTCTCCTGACAAAGAGAAggctggagagaaggagggaagcggtggagaagaggagacaggagagggagagggagaagaggagggtgatgATCAAGATGAAGATGCAGGTAGTGACAAAGGATCCAAAGATGGAGATGATAAGGATGAGGAAGATGAGAAGAAAGGAAAGGATGAGAAAGAAGACAAAACAGATGAGAAGGCAGCTGTAGCCAAGACAGAGGCTCCCAAAACAGAAGCCCCCATGAGTGAGGCCCCAAAAGTTGAGGTCCAGAAATCTGAGGCCCCAAAGCCCTCCAAGCCAGACTCCCTAAAAGCTGAATCCCCAAAGGCTGGGTCGCCTAAGTCTGAATCACCAAAAGCTGGATCCCCCAAACATGAATCTCCCAAAGCTGTAACACCCAAATCTGAATCTCCAAAACCTGGCTCCCCCAAATCTGAATCCCCGAAACCTGCTGGATCCCCTAAATCTGAATCCCCAAAACCTGCTGGATCCCCCAAATCTGAATCCCCCAAACCTTCTGGATGCCCCAAATCTGAATCCCCAAAACCTGCTGGATCCCCTAAATCTGAATCCCCAAAACCTGCTGGATCCCCTAAATCTGAATCCCCAAAACTAGCTGGATCCCCTAAATATGAATCCCCAAAGCATGCTGGATCCCCTACTTCTGAATCCCCAAAACCTGCAGGATCCCCTAAATCTGATGGCTCCCCCAAATCTGAATCCCCAAAACCTGCTGGATCCCCCAAATCTGAATCCCCAAAACCTGCTGGATCCCCCAAATCTGAATCCCCAAAACCTTCTGGATCCCCCAAATCTGAATCCCCAAAACCTGCTGGATCCCCCAAATCTGAATCCCCAAAACCTGCTGGATCCCCTAAATCTGAATCCCCAAAACTTGCTGGATCCCCTAAATCTGAATCCCCAAGACCTGCTGCATCCCCTACTTCTGAATCCCCCAAACCTGCTGGCTCCCCCAAATCGGAATCCCCAAAACCTACAGGATCCCCCAAATCTGAATCCCCCAATTTAGGATCCCCTGAGGCAGAGTCCCCTAAGGGTGAGGCCCCCAAACCAGAAGCTCCAATGTCAGAGGCCCCCAAGGCTGCAGAAGAGAAAGTAGACAAAAAGAGTGattcagaggaagagaggaaggtagaAAAGAAAGACGCAGCCATGAACGGAGATGTGGAGAAGATTACCCCAGAGGACAAGGACAAGAAGGATGAGGGTGGGAAAGAGGCAGAGGAGAAGGATGTTATCTCAAATGGAGTGGACGAGAGCCCCACTAAAGATGACCCGGACCAGAAAGATGATCCAAAGGACCAGAAGGTGGTCATCACCAAAACGGTGGAGACCATCACCACTGGAGAGGATGGAGCCAAGCATGTCACCAAATCTGTCACTGTCACCGAGACTGTGAAGGAGTCTGAGGATGTGATGCAGGAGAAGACAGTCTCCAGCAAGAAGATGGAGAAACACTCTTCCCAGTCCGTCAAGGTGGTGACTGAAACTGAGTAA
- the LOC139409923 gene encoding neurofilament medium polypeptide-like, which produces MSYHPVDTIGSPFRRSMDSRTTYGRSTGTPSSGFRSQSWSRASPGSTMTSSYKRSVNVPVARAYSSTLLSSADSVDFNQTNGDYKRSNEKEQLQGLNDRFAGYIDKVHYLEQQNSQIEEEIQTLRQKQVSQSQLGDLYDQELQELRSMLEQIHHDKAQIQLDTDHVEDDIQRIRDRFDEEARIRDETEGIIRALKKDMTDSDLVKSELEKKVQSLHDEIAFIRNNHEEEVSDLFAQVQASQVTMERKDIQKTDITEALREIRTQLEGHSNQNLQQVEDWFMCRYSKLTDAAAQNKDAIKSARDEIADYRRQLQSKTVELESVRGTRESLERQLNDIEDRHSSDLSSLQETIHQLDNELKGTKWEMARHLREYQDLLNVKMALDIEIAAYRKLLEGEETHFSTFPYRHTVTSSKKSKYEPPKLKVQHKFVEEIIEETRVEDEKDEMDQALAEMAQEFSATLEAEATDEGEDEGEEGGEEAEGEGGEGESEEVVASTEAQVSSSTPAEEEEEDKEGGDEEEEGEKEEEGEKGEEGEGEKGDDTEGGDEGEGEGELEETVLCSKAPESKASPDKEKAGEKEGSGGEEETGEGEGEEEGDDQDEDAGSDKGCKDGDDKDEEDEKKGKDEKEYKTDEKAAVAKTEAPKTEAPKSEAPKVEVQKSETSKPSKPDSLKAESPKAGSPKSESPKAGSPKHESPKAVTPKSESPKPAGSPKSESPKPAASPKSESPKPAGSPKSESPKPFGSPKSESPKPAGSPKSESPKLAGSPKSESPKPAGSPTSESPKPAGSPKSESPKPAGSPKSESPKPAGSPKSESPKPSGSPKSESPKPSGSPKSESPKPAGSPKSESPKLAGSPKSESPKPAGSPTSEFPKSAGSPKSESPKPAGSPKSESPKPAGSPKSESPKPAGSPKSESPKPTVSPKSESPNLGSPEAESPKGEAPKPEAPMSEVPKAAEEKVDKKSDSEEERKVEKKDAAMNGDVEKITPEDKDKNDEGGKEAEEKDVISNGVDESPTKDDPDQKDDPKDQKVVITKTVETITTGEDGAKHVTKSVTVTETVKESEDVMQEKTVSSKKMEKHSSQSVKVVTETE; this is translated from the exons ATGAGTTACCACCCAGTGGACACGATAGGGAGTCCATTCAGGAGAAGTATGGATAGTAGGACCACCTACGGCCGCTCCACTGGCACACCCTCCAGCGGGTTCCGTTCTCAGTCCTGGTCCCGGGCAAGCCCAGGCTCCACGATGACCTCCTCCTACAAGAGGAGCGTCAATGTGCCGGTAGCCAGAGCGTACAGCTCCACACTCCTCAGCTCCGCCGACAGCGTTGATTTCAATCAAACGAACGGAGACTACAAGCGCTCCAACGAGAAAGAGCAGCTCCAGGGGCTCAACGACCGCTTCGCCGGTTACATCGACAAGGTGCACTACCTGGAGCAGCAGAACAGCCAGATCGAAGAGGAGATCCAGACGCTGCGGCAGAAGCAGGTGTCACAATCCCAGCTAGGCGATTTATACGACCAGGAACTCCAGGAGCTGCGCTCCATGCTGGAGCAGATTCACCACGATAAAGCGCAGATCCAGCTCGACACGGACCACGTCGAGGATGACATCCAGAGAATTAGGGACCGCTTCGATGAGGAAGCCCGCATCAGGGATGAGACGGAAGGCATCATCCGGGCGTTGAAAAAAGATATGACCGACTCTGATTTGGTGAAGTCAGAGTTGGAGAAGAAAGTTCAGTCACTGCATGACGAGATTGCCTTTATCCGCAACAACCACGAAGAAGAGGTGAGCGACCTGTTCGCCCAGGTGCAGGCGTCGCAGGTGACCATGGAGAGGAAAGACATCCAGAAGACGGACATCACCGAGGCGCTCCGGGAGATCCGCACCCAGCTCGAGGGCCACTCCAACCAGAACCTGCAGCAGGTGGAGGACTGGTTCATGTGCCGCTATTCCAAGCTCACTGATGCTGCGGCACAAAACAAAGATGCAATCAAGTCCGCCCGTGATGAGATAGCAGACTACCGTCGCCAGCTTCAGTCCAAGACCGTGGAGTTAGAGTCCGTCCGTGGAACCAGGGAGTCACTGGAGAGGCAGTTGAATGACATCGAGGACCGACACAGCAGCGACTTGTCCAGCCTGCAG gagaccatccaccagcTGGATAATGAGCTTAAGGGCACGAAGTGGGAGATGGCGCGTCATCTGCGTGAGTACCAGGACCTGCTCAATGTCAAGATGGCCCTCGACATTGAGATTGCTGCATACAG GAAACTCCTAGAAGGTGAAGAGACCCACTTTAGCACTTTCCCCTACCGCCACACCGTCACCTCCTCTAAGAAGTCCAAGTATGAACCTCCCAAACTGAAAGTCCAGCATAAGTTTGTAGAGGAGATCATCGAGGAGACCAGGGTAGAGGATGAGAAGGATGAGATGGACCAGGCCCTGGCTGAGATGGCCCAGGAGTTTTCTGCCACTCTGGAGGCAGAGGCAACAGAtgaaggagaggatgagggagaagagggaggagaagaagcagagggagaagggggagagggtgaaTCAGAAGAGGTTGTAGCCTCCACTGAAGCCCAAGTTAGCTCCAGCACACCtgctgaggaggaagaggaggacaaagaaggtggtgatgaagaggaagagggagaaaaagaagaagagggtgagaaaggagaagagggtgaGGGTGAGAAGGGAGATGATACAGAAGGTGGtgatgagggagaaggagagggggaattaGAGGAGACAGTCCTGTGCTCTAAAGCCCCAGAATCAAAGGCCTCTCCTGACAAAGAGAAggctggagagaaggagggaagcggtggagaagaggagacaggagagggagagggagaagaggagggtgatgATCAAGATGAAGATGCAGGTAGTGACAAAGGATGCAAAGATGGAGATGATAAGGATGAGGAAGATGAGAAGAAAGGAAAGGATGAGAAAGAATACAAAACAGATGAGAAGGCAGCTGTAGCCAAGACAGAGGCTCCCAAAACAGAAGCCCCCAAGAGTGAGGCCCCAAAAGTTGAGGTCCAGAAATCTGAGACCTCAAAGCCCTCCAAGCCAGACTCCCTAAAAGCTGAATCCCCAAAGGCTGGGTCCCCCAAGTCTGAGTCACCAAAAGCTGGATCCCCAAAACATGAATCTCCCAAAGCTGTAACCCCCAAATCTGAATCCCCAAAACCTGCTGGATCCCCCAAATCTGAATCCCCAAAACCTGCTGCATCCCCCAAATCTGAATCCCCAAAACCTGCTGGATCCCCCAAATCTGAATCCCCAAAACCTTTTGGATCCCCTAAATCTGAATCACCAAAACCTGCTGGATCCCCTAAATCTGAATCCCCAAAACTTGCTGGATCCCCTAAATCTGAATCCCCAAAACCTGCTGGATCCCCTACTTCTGAATCCCCAAAACCTGCTGGCTCCCCCAAATCTGAATCCCCAAAACCTGCTGGATCCCCCAAATCTGAATCCCCAAAACCTGCTGGATCCCCCAAATCTGAATCCCCAAAACCTTCTGGATCCCCCAAATCTGAATCCCCAAAACCTTCTGGATCCCCTAAATCTGAATCCCCAAAACCTGCTGGATCCCCTAAATCTGAATCCCCAAAACTTGCTGGATCCCCTAAATCTGAATCCCCAAAACCTGCTGGATCCCCTACTTCTGAATTCCCCAAATCTGCTGGATCCCCTAAATCTGAATCCCCAAAACCTGCTGGATCCCCTAAATCTGAATCCCCAAAACCTGCTGGATCCCCTAAATCTGAATCCCCAAAACCTGCTGGCTCCCCAAAATCGGAATCCCCAAAACCTACAGTATCCCCCAAATCTGAATCCCCCAATTTAGGATCCCCTGAGGCAGAGTCCCCTAAGGGTGAGGCCCCCAAACCAGAAGCTCCAATGTCAGAGGTCCCCAAGGCTGCAGAAGAGAAAGTAGACAAAAAGAGTGattcagaggaagagaggaaggtagaAAAGAAAGACGCAGCCATGAACGGAGATGTGGAGAAGATTACCCCAGAGGACAAGGACAAGAATGATGAGGGTGGGAAAGAGGCAGAGGAGAAGGATGTTATCTCAAATGGAGTGGACGAGAGCCCCACTAAAGATGACCCGGACCAGAAAGATGATCCAAAGGACCAGAAGGTGGTCATCACCAAAACGGTGGAGACCATCACCACTGGAGAGGATGGAGCCAAGCATGTCACCAAATCTGTCACTGTCACCGAGACTGTGAAGGAGTCTGAGGATGTGATGCAGGAGAAGACAGTTTCCAGCAAGAAGATGGAGAAACACTCTTCCCAGTCCGTCAAGGTGGTGACTGAAACTGAGTAA